The region CCACCTGATCGGCGGCGGCACCGGCGACTGGGACGTCCCGATCGGCGGGATGGGTGCGGTCACCGGCGCGCTGGCCGCGGCCGCGACCGGATTCGGCGCCGAGATCGTCACCGGAGCCGAGGTGTACGCGATCTCCCCCGACGGTGAGGTGCGCTACCGGCGGGGTGACGGCGAGTATCGCGTCGTCGCCGACCGTGTCCTGGCCAACGTGACGCCCAGCGTGCTGGCTCGTCTGGTCGGCGACGAGGCACCCGATGCGCAGCCGGGTGCGCAGATCAAGGTGAACCTGATGCTGCGCCGCCTGCCGCGGTTGCACAACGACTCGGTCACCGCGGAGCAGGCCTTCGGCGGGACCTTCCACATCAACGAGACCTACGGCCAGCTCGACGCCGCCTACCGCCAGGCGGCCGGTGGATCGGTGCCCGAGCCGCTGCCCTGCGAGGTCTACTGCCACTCGCTGTCGGATCCGACGATCCTGTCGGAGTCGCTGCGCCAGTCCGGCGCGCAGACGCTGACCGTGTTCGGTCTGCACACCCCGCACAGCCTGGTCACTTCCGGCACGCCCGAGCGCATCCGCGACTCGCTGACGTCGGCAGTTCTGACGTCGTTGAATTCCGTTCTCGCCGAACCGATTCAGGACGTGTTGATGGAGGACTCATGGGGGCGGCTGTGCATCGAGGCCAAGACGACGCTCGATCTGGACGCCTCACTGGGCATGACGGCGGGCAACATCTTCCACGGCGGGCTGAGCTGGCCCTTCGTCGAGGACGACGAGCCGCTCACCACCCCTGCGCAGCGGTGGGGTGTGGCGACCGCTTTCGACCGGATTCTGTTGTGCGGCTCGGGCTCTCGCCGCGGAGGCGCGGTATCGGGGATCGGGGGCCACAACGCCGCGATGGCGCTCCTGCAGGCCTGACCTACAAGGGCGCCGCGCGTGCTAAGAGCCGGCCATCTTGTCGAGAATGGCTCGGAGCGTGGCGAGTTCACCCGCGTCGAGCGCGGTGAGGATCTCGGGCGCGGGATCGTGCACGGCGTCGATCGCCCGCACGGTGTCGCGTCCGGCGTCGGTCAGCGACACCACCTTGCAGCGCCGATTCGCCGGATCGACCCGTCGCACGACCAGCCCGCGGTCCTCGAGATCGTTGACCGCGACGGTGGCAGCAGGCGCGTCGATGGTGGCGGCGGCGGCCAGCTGCTTGACCGTCATCGGCGCGCGGCTCAGCCGCTTGAGGATGCGGATCCTGCTGAACGGCAGGCCCGACCGCTCGACGACCGCGCGCTTCCACCCGTCGCGGTGGTCGAGCACCACGGCCGACAGGTCCCGCCACACCTCATCGGCGAGTGCGTCACCGGACATGGGCGTCCTCCGGAAGGGTCGGTGTACCCGAGATCAGCGGAGCCAGCCGCTCGGCCGACCGATGGGCCCGCCGGGTCGTGGAGAACGTGCCGAGCACCAGGATCACCAGACCGAGCCCAATACAGACGAACCACAGCGGGCGGGCTGCCGACGCGAAATCCGCACCGGCGACGGAGATCGCCGGCCCGGCGACGGAGCCGCACAGGGCCACACCGATGCTCACCCCGACCTGACGGCTCGTCGACGTCACCGCCGAGGCCGCCCCGGCCCGGTCGAGCGGCATGCCGCTCACCGCGGCGTTCGTCAGCGGAGCGTTGACCATCGAGAATCCGATACCGAACACGGCGAAGACCACCAGCAGCTGCCACACCGGCGTCGTCGCCGTCAGGAACGTCAGCATCGTCGCGGCCACCGAGATCAGCACCCCGGCCGTCAGCAGAGACGGACGCGCGCCGTAGCGCCCCACCAGCCGGCCGGACAGCGGCGAGAACAACAACGCGCCCAAGGCGATCGGCAGGTAGATCAGGCCGGTGTGCATGGCGGAATAGCCGCGCTCACCCTGCAGATACAGCGACATCATGAACAGGAAGGCGCCCCAGCCCGCGAAGGCGCTGACAGCCGTCACCGTCGCCGACGTGAACGGGATGCTGCGGAAGAAGCGC is a window of Mycolicibacterium chubuense NBB4 DNA encoding:
- a CDS encoding MarR family winged helix-turn-helix transcriptional regulator, encoding MSGDALADEVWRDLSAVVLDHRDGWKRAVVERSGLPFSRIRILKRLSRAPMTVKQLAAAATIDAPAATVAVNDLEDRGLVVRRVDPANRRCKVVSLTDAGRDTVRAIDAVHDPAPEILTALDAGELATLRAILDKMAGS
- a CDS encoding phytoene desaturase family protein, producing MNAATGTDTDIVVVGGGHNGLVAAAYLAQAGRRVTVLERLDHVGGAAVSAHTFEGVDARLSRYSYLVSLLPRRIVDDLGARVRLARRRWSSYTPDPSTGGRTGLLIGPESTFAAVGAAGDERGFDDFYRRCRAVTSRVWPTLIEPLRTRSQVHREVVAGGGPDAGAAWRAMIDEPIGGAITAAVGNDLVRGVMATDALIGTFARLDDESLIQNVCFLYHLIGGGTGDWDVPIGGMGAVTGALAAAATGFGAEIVTGAEVYAISPDGEVRYRRGDGEYRVVADRVLANVTPSVLARLVGDEAPDAQPGAQIKVNLMLRRLPRLHNDSVTAEQAFGGTFHINETYGQLDAAYRQAAGGSVPEPLPCEVYCHSLSDPTILSESLRQSGAQTLTVFGLHTPHSLVTSGTPERIRDSLTSAVLTSLNSVLAEPIQDVLMEDSWGRLCIEAKTTLDLDASLGMTAGNIFHGGLSWPFVEDDEPLTTPAQRWGVATAFDRILLCGSGSRRGGAVSGIGGHNAAMALLQA